The genomic DNA AGTTTGTCTCTAAGACTGTCTTGGAAAAACTTTGCTGACATCCCTAGGCTCAACTCACCACCTCAGTTGCACTATGAATATTGAGACAATAAAATgagcatttgtttttaaaaatcagttgacAACTTGAACCTATTAATCACTGCACTGGCACAGTCTTTAATACAATCAGGATTAGACACCATCATTCTAATAgaaacatttgtgtgtgttcAGCCAGGACTGGAGATATTCTACTATACTAACATGTAATCTGTGTCATTATACTCAGTAACCCCAGAACCAGAAATGCCATACCAAAGGCAATATAATGACAGTATCCGAACAGGATACATGAAGCACATAAGGAGTAGCTGGTGGGTAAGACAGGCTAATGTGCATTTGCAAGCCAATTAATAGACACAGTTCTTTCCACTGGGTTTAAGAGGGAGTTCCTATGTTACGTGTGCTCAGAAATATCACCCACTAAACTAAATGGGATGTAGCAACTGTAGCTTCATTCTACTCCACCTATCCCAAAAAAACTAaagactcaaggtagcttacaaattaaaacaaatacaatataactTAAACGTACAAATagttaattaaaatgtaattaaataacagaaacaatgtaaaacataaaattaaaaatagtaaaaattaattttaaaacaatacaattaaaaaacagtacagcactctGTTACAGAAACTCTTTCTATAAAAGCATTCAGTTATTAAAACTGGCAGTTTTTATTATTTCTCTGCCAATATGAGAGCAAGTAGGGGACCATTCCGTTTCCCATAAAATGGGAGCTCCAGGCCCTGAGAGTAACCATGAAGTAAATTCAAAGTCATAGGATCGTACCTCAactggttttttggtttttttttttaatggcaaattGGATAAATCTGAAAAACCTGGTCCTCCTGTGAAATGCTAAGGTTTAAAATGGGGTAATGAACACAGTGTTGATATGAAACTGTGTTTTACTTGACAGAGTATCAGTGTAAAATATGTGTTTCTTTTCAGTCAAGATTCTGAATAAAAGTACTTTGGCCTATCAAACATTGATGTACAATACAATATTCCAGAACATTTATTCTGTTATACATTTCCTTTGAATCCATGATCTCTGCAGCTTCCACTCATATACATTACATTCCTAcaatctatattttaaaacatatgttATAGTATAAAACTGATCTTATTgaacaaattattatattttgaaaaagatTTCTCTTCATCGATAATTGCTATTGAATGACTATGGTTCCCCACCTATATAATTACTAATAGCTAGGGGTGCTTTGCCTGCAGCTTAATGGTTTATGGCTTCCAAAAATGCAATTTTGTGATATGTGCATCAATCAACATATAACAAGATTCTCTCTACTTACCATGAGATTTTTATGCCACTTCATAGTAGAAAGGGTGCAATATATTGGGCTTTTTATTGCTTGAGTAGAAAGTGCTCATTACCTTTTTTATGTTTATACATAAGAGGGGGGAAAACAGTTTTCCAAATGGGATAATATCACACTGTTGTAGTGGTTGATTTTCTCAAGATAGTCTTCTGGGGTTTTGGTGCAGTTTGTGGAGGCACAGTTGCAGGTCTAAGAGGGGGAAAGCTACTACTGGGACTTATTCCCATCCCTCCATTTTCTaatggaaaaggaggaagtggaggtggaggtggcgGTAAAGGGGGACATTGGTGAGGCAGCTTTCCTGGCCCGTGGGCAGGTTCACTGTGCAAGTGAACCTccttgtttttaatattatatcGAACATCACAATCCGCACAATAGCCATGGTACTGCACCTTTTCATTAAATCGTACCCGTTCCCGTGTTCCAGGCTGAGGACACCTGTCTTTTTCAGCTCTGTGCATCAGAGGTTGCATTGGAACTTTGTCCAAGTTACTGTTAGGTATACAACATATATCTCCATTTGGAATTTTATTTGGTCCACCTGGTAATCCTCCATTTCGTAGTAGTGTCCCATTAGTCTTTACAGGGTTGGGAGGGATCACTGGCCGGTGAGAGTCTTCACACTTCACAGGAGTCAACCGTGGAGGAGGGGGTGGTGGATTGGGTTTCCTCAGTACTGTGAGAATGGCAGATGGGTGGGATGGGGGGCTTGATGAGTGGTGCGTTGGCTCGCACCTTGATTTTTTCCAAACTTGATGCCGTTGTGCTACTTGAGCTGCTGTTCAATGTGTCTGTTTTTGAACTGTCAGTCATCTCATCCTCCAACTGCAGGTCAGAAGTCAGTGTATCAATCTGGTCAACCACCTGCATGAAAACCAAACACAAACTGTAATAAAGATTGATGACAATGAAAGAGGGAGTGGGGCTCCATGCACTAACatgccattatttttgttattgttgaaaCAATGGAACTGAAAAGTCCAAAAGCAAAAGGCACTATAAATAATTTTATCCATATCTGCTTAAAAGGTAACAAAacaatgtactgtatattttcatgcataagtccagaaatttttgtcaaaaactTGACCCCCAAAAGccgggttgacttatccatgagtcaatgtaaggggtgtattttaacttttccccttctctgagtagagtagcaAAGGGTAAGAACTTAGTTCATCTTGGAGCACCCAAAAGATGCACCAatcccctctactctttccactGGGATGATGCTTCTGGCCTTGGGTGGTAAAATAGCAgtggtggcacctctttggtgcttcccctcaaaagaGTGCCAAGAGGAATAGGGCATAGAAGGacctgaataagacatttctgtatgaagacagtaaaTGTCATACTTTATATCTTTGTtccatgcccctaagttttaaccttgacttgcataattttggccccaaaatttgccctcgacttatatatgaggtcaacttatagtagaGTGTATATGGTATAACAAAAGTATTCAAAACCAATATATATGCAAAAGATACAAAATGGACCATAGTAATAATAGCAAACagaataatacaaaataacaaaTACATCAAATAATATAAACTACATTGAAGCAAGTAACACAAaatataatgcaacagaaaagaagctaAGAGAAAACAGTGATTGATGAAGGAAGCTAGACTTATGAAGGATCAACAGCTCATTAAGGCAATACACACAGCTGAAGATCATCTCTATCTCAATAGTTCACCATTAATCCTACAATGAcattaaccctataatgactCAAGTTATAGATCTTGCTCCTGTTCCAACAGttattacatgccttcaagtcatttctgacttatggtgatcctaaagcaaaccaatCAGAGTGTTTTCTTGTCCAGGTtcctcagaggggggttgccattgcctcctctcaggctgagagactgtgacttgttttgttttatttttttatttatataccgctattccaaagagcatagcggtgaacagcaaataagctaattagcaagtaagctaatttgccccaatagtctgggtactcattttagcgacctcggaaggatgcaagcctgagtcgagcttgggcccttttgctggtcttgaactcgcaaccttgtggttttgagtgaatggctgcagtacaggcatttaaccactgcgccaccagggctccttgcccaagatcacccagtgggtttccatagatgagGCAGgcaaaaaatagcaagatgacCTTTTATATGTCAAAAGGAACTTAGAACGTAACCTGCCTTATATCAAGTCAAATAGCTGATTCACTGCTCACACTAACATTGAGCAGTTCTTGTAAAGCTAAATGTTACCACTATAacttagagtttggaaaagttactttctggactacaactcaaggAATCTTCCAGCCATCGTGACTATTGGCAAGGCAGACTGGCAGATCTTTGGACTGTAGTCTATAATCCTAAAGCTTACCCCAATGTACCTTTTATTATCTTGGTTTGCAATAGCTTCAGAATTTGCTCTTTAAACAAAATTGAAATATTATTAAGTTCAAAATACTAAGGAAGATTAGTTCCTCTAACTCACTGGCCAATTCAGTGAATGTGTATCCATGAATATGCAATTTCCATTCTCACTTTCACTGCATGTACAAACACAAGAACTATGATAAAAATACACTTTCTAGcgataaatttaaaatatatactttgtCTATAAGATTTGGGGCACTCATTTTAATAACCACCTTGTTCTGCCTATTTCAATCATACaggttttttaaagtattattttacGTTATGTCTTAATTGTTGCCCATTCCAATTTCTTTCACAACAGCAGTACATCACTTCTAACAACAGTTTGCTTGTTGGATACATAGGCTACAACTACCATTATACCCAGTAAGCATGGCCAATGTGAGGCATTATGAGAGTTATAAACCAAGTATAAAAGAAATatcaagttttgttgttgtgtgccttcaactcatttccaatgtatggcaaccctataggtTTTAATAAACTCTGAAATTCAAGATAAAATTTCCACAAGATGTATGAATTCTCCAAgcttcatttgaaaaaaaaaacaaacccataaatattggagattatcgcactgcgttctgagaacgttccgtatcatcacgtgatgagaacgttcctggaacggatattaccgcattagtaatcaaaacgtgatcagaacgtgatcagaacggcagtttaccgcactgtgattcctttttcttgaaaccgttctcagaacggtttgctgtattacgttttgtgggctgtgttctgatgacgtcgccactcagtggttggacggctcgggagaggcgctgctcccaggaaagagggaaaagggaggcttggcttactgaaatccctcacctcccttccccataggaatcaatccaaaaacggagtttaaaaagagcagtgagccctatgggtcttcctctggggaggcagaggatgcttggctatggggatgtcctgccatctctctctctgccctctttccccataggaatcaatcaaaaaacggagtttaaaaagagcagtgagccctatgggtcttcctctggggaggcagaggatgcttggctatggggatgtcctgccatctctctctctctgccctctttccccataggaatcaatcaaaaaacggagtttaaaaggagcagagagccctatgggtcttcatctgaggaggcagaggttgcttggctatggggatgtcctgccatctctctctctcccctctttccccataggaatcaatccaaaaacggagtttaaaatctctcccagatgcagacccaaagggcttgcctctgctccttttaaactcagtttttggattgatttctatggggaagggaggtgggggatttcagtaagcctagggactctggccgggagagtgcttctcagcctcactgagaagtcttccctccgaagattctcttgggagggaaggaaggcaagcgcccccccccccccccccatcttgtcttccctccgaagggagtccgaggattctcttgggagggaaagaaggcaagcccctataaaacgttggggcttcatatgctggcatatgtttgaagaaaataggataaaacctatgtaacttgatgggccaagggcagagtcccctccttggcagtctggtctttaagggagctccacggaggtcccttcaagcggagggaaagggaggggactggaccaagggcagagccccggcagccattgcagctctttaaaccggttagaagagtcctctgctgtcatcccatttcccctttttggcagcttgacacccttttgctcctgtgtgtgtgcatgtaatgtgtgccttcaggttgtgagctttaactcttgtctggctctttgctatggaattctgggagttgtttgcttgcttttgtgtggtgctccaaacagaggagcttttgtgggttccctcctggattgaaggaggagaaggtcctgggcatccctgcctcctgcattgtgacagcacaggagccccactggacatgacactagagcccccccccccccagaagcagccagaccctctccctcttgctctctgctctggtctcctctttccctctcctattctcaaatgcgttccgttctcatcacgtgatgagaacgttctcagaacgcagtgcgataatctccattgtaTGCTTTTCATGTAAAACAATCTGAACATAAAAATGCAATGGAAACAAGGTAGAATAATTTTACCCCAGGGTAGAAACCAAAGGTCAACCATAGTCAGAGAATATCAAATTGACCTATATGCTGACATACAACCTGATTTCAAACATCTTACCTTGTTCAaagaaacacagacacacacacacacacagttctggGATGGAGAAGTTCAATTGTCTTAGGCCTACATCACATGAGATTATTAGGCATTCTTATGTGGATGTTCAAATACTTCCCCCCTTTTTGGCATGCTGTATGCTTTTTAATTATTAAAGAGAATATGCATCCTGTGGACCAGAATTTGTAAACTGTTGTGTAGCATACCCTTAAGTGGACAGGCCTCTTGGAAGGAAACTGTACTTGATGGGCTTTTAGTACAAAAAAGGGGAACAAGTGGTCCTCAAGATGATGTTGGACTTCGGCTTTCATCCTCTctcactgttggctatgctggataGGACAGATGTGAACTGAAGTCAACATTTAGAGAAGCACGTATTTTCTACCTGTTTTATTGCAACAAAACTCTAATTTTATACTTTTACATACTTATGAAGCTGAGTCTGTACAAAAGTCACATGAGATTGTGATGATGAACTTACCACCATAAAGTGAAAAATAGTGCTGTAGAATGTAGAGCAGATTAAGAGTCTCTCTAGGCATAAGAGACATTTTTAATGCCATAGCTTTTACATATATAGTGGCATTTGTGTTTAATGATATAAATGCTATATTATATTACAATATAAATACTAATATGGAAGGATTTTTCATCCATGCATGCTGGAATAATGGTAGACTATAAAACAACAGTTTATTTGATTTAGCccatcatttttaaaaggtttgagATAATCCATATTTTATATCTTCTGAGGTTTTGTTGAACTAGACTGACACTGATCTATAGCCCCGTGCTTCTGGAATTACATGGAACTACACATGCAACTCGAGTCATCCCAATAGAAATATAGATTTCCCTTAAGTGTC from Sceloporus undulatus isolate JIND9_A2432 ecotype Alabama chromosome 2, SceUnd_v1.1, whole genome shotgun sequence includes the following:
- the PRR16 gene encoding LOW QUALITY PROTEIN: protein Largen (The sequence of the model RefSeq protein was modified relative to this genomic sequence to represent the inferred CDS: deleted 1 base in 1 codon) produces the protein MSATSKGTPTTTATTSSSSAASSSVSSSPAEGLPAAGSKAQVKEQIKIIVDDLELVLGDLKDVAKELKEVVDQIDTLTSDLQLEDEMTDSSKTDTLNSSSSSTTASSLEKIKVRANAPLIKPPSHPSAILTVLRKPNPPPPPPRLTPVKCEDSHRPVIPPNPVKTNGTLLRNGGLPGGPNKIPNGDICCIPNSNLDKVPMQPLMHRAEKDRCPQPGTRERVRFNEKVQYHGYCADCDVRYNIKNKEVHLHSEPAHGPGKLPHQCPPLPPPPPPLPPFPLENGGMGISPSSSFPPLRPATVPPQTAPKPQKTILRKSTTTTV